Sequence from the Arthrobacter pigmenti genome:
CCAGCTCCAGATGAACGCGAAGATCGAGGAGGTGATCAGCGCGGGCCGGATCAGCGGGACGGTGATGGACCAGTAGATCCGCCAGTGCCCGCAGCCGTCGATGCGCGCTGCTTCGTCCAGTTCCTTGGGGAGGTTGCGGATGAACTGGACCATCAGGAAGACGAAGAACGCCTCCGTGGCCAGGAACTTGCCGATCAGCAGAGGGAAGAACGTATCCACCATGCCGAGGTTACGGAAGATCATGTACTGCGGGATGATCAGCACGTGGAACGGCAGGAGCAGGGTGCCGATCATCATGGTGAAGAACAGCGGCCGGCCCTTGAAGTCCAGGCGGGCAAATGCGTAGGCGGCCATCGAGGACGAGATGACCGTACCGATCACCGCGCCGATTCCGAGGATGGTCGAGTTCCAGAAGAACTTCCAGGTGGGGATTCCCGCGACGCCCTCAAGGACTTTGATGAAGTTGTCGATCGTCGGGTTCTCGGGCAGGAGGCTCTGATTCGATCCGAACTCCGCACTCGGCTTGAAGGACGCCGAGATCATCCAGACCAGCGGATAGAGTACGACGGCGGTGAGCACCACGATCGCGACAATCCAGGCGACGGTCGAGGCGGTCCTGCGTGGGTTGCGTCGTCGTTTGTGCGTGGGCTGAACGGGCGGGACCGCGGTGGGATTTGTTTCGATAGTGGTCACTTCGTGTCACCTCCGTAGTGCACCCAGCTCTTGGAGGTGCGGAAAAGGATGAAAGCGAGGATGCCCACCGCTATCAGGAGCACCCAGGCCATGGCGGATGCGTA
This genomic interval carries:
- a CDS encoding carbohydrate ABC transporter permease, with amino-acid sequence MTTIETNPTAVPPVQPTHKRRRNPRRTASTVAWIVAIVVLTAVVLYPLVWMISASFKPSAEFGSNQSLLPENPTIDNFIKVLEGVAGIPTWKFFWNSTILGIGAVIGTVISSSMAAYAFARLDFKGRPLFFTMMIGTLLLPFHVLIIPQYMIFRNLGMVDTFFPLLIGKFLATEAFFVFLMVQFIRNLPKELDEAARIDGCGHWRIYWSITVPLIRPALITSSIFAFIWSWNDFLGPLLYLNSPENYPLPLALRVFNDQSSASDYGATVAISVLALLPVMLFFVIFQRFLVAGVATQGLKG